In Pseudomonas deceptionensis, a single window of DNA contains:
- a CDS encoding YhdP family protein, which produces MERLTRFFAALTRWGLGLCALVLVLTALYVSLGRELTPLVAEYRVEVQSKAREALGMPLTIGSLEGRWSGMAPVLLAHDVMIGEGNSALRLDEVQVVPDVWASLLNRDIHIARIQLNGLQLSLRQDEHGHWTLEGLPVQDDQPLDPEQLLNQLQRVARLSVLDSQVTLEPYKQAPLTFTYVGLTLDVGPSDQRLDARLTLPDGQPVALSLKTRVQASHWRDGAAQAYVSLPQSDWAKWLPATLIAPWKASELKAGGELWFNWGQGSVQSAVARLNAPKLKGSYADRKPETIENLALHAWAERGKQGFTVVLDSLAMNLGKTRWETRMQLQQFAATDKEQERWHLQADRLNLTPITPLLDSLAPWPEGLAKVVDQLKVTGTLRNVLADYRPYATDDQKLSFAANLEQVGFNATHGAPAVRNVSGLISGDLGKGELRLDSKDFMLHLDPIFAKPWQYLQANALLTWTLNKDTFTLIAPYIKVLGEEGKIAADFLIRINLDHSQEDYMDLRVGLTDGDGRFTPKYLPEVLSPALTEWLSTAIIKGAVDEGFFQYQGSLSHDAVAAARNISLFFKVHGAELAFQPGWPHVRNVSGDVFIEDSGVRIMASKGQLLDTQVRNVSVSIPHVPSGKVSHLYLDGDFDGGLGDGLKILQEAPIGTAQTFAGWQGEGSLKGRVDLNIPLEKGEEPKILVDFNTDKARLKLSDPELELTQLKGDFRFDSAKGLSGKGISARVFDRPVTAQIFADGKPGRISTRVVASGQVGVKKLTDWLKFNQPIPVTGDLPYQLQLTLDGADSQLRVSSSLKGAVVDLPAPFGLAANESRASVFRMTLQGAERRYWFDYGDLANLTFAAPDGKFEDGRGELFLGDGDPVLPASKGLRIRGVLSELDVAPWQALVERYAGNDPGGSAKQMLNSADFKVGKLIAFGTQLDQVRLIMKRHAAAWALQIDSKQAIGAVTLPDAKNAPIVVTMQSIRLPAPDPKVVADENAPDPLAAVDPRKIPALDVTIRQLYQGPDLLGAWSLKVRPTSRGITLSSLNLGLKGMLLEGSGGWEGVAGNSKSWYQGRLGGGNLADVLKNWGFAPSVTSQNFHVDIDGNWPGSPAWIGLKRFSGTLDSSFNKGQFVEVDGSAQVLRIFGLLNFNAIGRRLRLDFSDLFGKGLSYDRVKGVLNASSGVYSTSKPILMTGPSTNLELNGTLNMISDQVNAKLLVTLPVTNNLPLAALLVGGPAAGGAMFLLNKLIGDQVSRFASVQYSIQGPWNDPKITFDKPFEKN; this is translated from the coding sequence ATGGAGCGTCTGACACGCTTTTTTGCCGCGCTGACCCGCTGGGGCCTGGGGCTGTGTGCCCTTGTGTTGGTGCTGACGGCGTTGTACGTCAGCCTGGGTCGCGAACTCACGCCCCTGGTTGCTGAATACCGTGTAGAGGTCCAGAGCAAGGCCCGCGAAGCTTTGGGCATGCCCTTGACCATTGGCAGCCTGGAAGGGCGCTGGAGTGGCATGGCGCCGGTGTTGCTGGCCCACGACGTGATGATCGGCGAAGGCAACAGCGCCCTGCGCCTTGATGAAGTGCAGGTGGTGCCCGATGTGTGGGCCAGCCTGCTGAACCGCGATATCCACATCGCCCGCATACAGCTCAATGGCCTGCAACTGAGCTTGCGTCAGGACGAGCACGGCCACTGGACCCTTGAAGGGCTGCCGGTTCAGGACGACCAGCCACTGGACCCTGAACAGCTGCTCAATCAACTGCAACGCGTGGCGCGGTTGTCTGTGCTCGACAGCCAGGTGACCCTCGAACCGTACAAGCAAGCGCCGCTGACCTTTACCTATGTGGGGCTTACGCTCGACGTTGGTCCCTCCGACCAGCGTCTGGATGCGCGACTGACCTTGCCTGATGGCCAGCCAGTAGCGCTGAGCCTGAAAACCCGGGTCCAGGCCAGTCACTGGCGTGACGGCGCGGCTCAGGCCTACGTGAGCCTGCCGCAAAGCGATTGGGCCAAATGGCTGCCCGCCACGCTGATTGCGCCCTGGAAAGCCTCCGAACTGAAGGCGGGCGGCGAGCTCTGGTTCAACTGGGGCCAAGGCTCGGTACAGAGCGCGGTAGCGCGCTTGAATGCGCCAAAACTGAAGGGTTCCTACGCCGACCGCAAACCCGAAACCATCGAGAACCTGGCCCTGCATGCCTGGGCTGAGCGGGGCAAACAGGGTTTCACTGTGGTACTCGATTCATTGGCAATGAATCTGGGCAAGACCCGCTGGGAAACCCGCATGCAACTGCAGCAGTTCGCGGCCACCGACAAGGAGCAGGAGCGCTGGCACTTGCAGGCCGACCGCCTGAATCTGACCCCGATCACTCCGTTGCTCGATTCGCTGGCGCCCTGGCCTGAGGGCCTGGCCAAGGTCGTCGACCAGCTCAAGGTCACGGGTACGCTGCGCAATGTTCTGGCCGATTACCGGCCCTACGCAACGGATGATCAAAAACTCAGCTTCGCGGCCAATCTGGAGCAGGTCGGCTTCAATGCCACCCACGGTGCGCCGGCTGTGCGCAATGTCAGCGGCCTGATCAGCGGCGACCTGGGCAAGGGTGAACTGCGTCTGGACAGCAAGGATTTCATGCTGCACCTGGACCCGATCTTCGCCAAGCCCTGGCAGTACCTGCAAGCCAATGCCTTGCTGACCTGGACCCTGAATAAAGACACCTTCACCCTGATTGCGCCGTACATCAAAGTGCTGGGCGAAGAGGGCAAGATCGCGGCTGACTTCCTGATCCGTATTAACCTCGACCATTCTCAGGAAGACTACATGGACCTGCGGGTCGGCCTGACTGATGGCGACGGTCGCTTCACCCCCAAGTACTTGCCAGAAGTATTGAGCCCGGCACTGACCGAATGGTTGAGCACGGCGATCATCAAGGGCGCGGTAGACGAGGGCTTTTTCCAGTACCAGGGCTCGTTGAGCCACGACGCCGTTGCGGCGGCGCGCAATATCAGCCTGTTCTTCAAAGTGCATGGCGCCGAACTGGCGTTCCAGCCCGGCTGGCCCCATGTGCGCAACGTCTCGGGCGATGTGTTTATTGAAGACAGCGGTGTGCGGATCATGGCCAGCAAGGGGCAGTTGCTCGACACCCAAGTGCGCAACGTCTCCGTCAGCATCCCCCATGTGCCCAGCGGCAAGGTCAGTCACCTGTATCTGGACGGCGACTTCGATGGCGGGCTGGGTGATGGCCTGAAAATCCTTCAGGAAGCGCCGATTGGCACCGCCCAAACCTTTGCCGGCTGGCAGGGTGAGGGTTCGCTCAAGGGCCGCGTCGATCTCAATATTCCGCTGGAAAAGGGCGAAGAGCCGAAAATCCTGGTGGACTTCAATACCGACAAGGCGCGCCTCAAACTCAGCGATCCCGAGCTGGAACTGACCCAGCTCAAGGGCGATTTCCGCTTTGACAGCGCCAAGGGCCTGAGTGGCAAGGGCATCAGTGCCCGAGTATTTGATCGCCCGGTCACCGCGCAGATTTTTGCCGACGGCAAGCCCGGTCGGATAAGCACCCGCGTCGTGGCCAGCGGTCAGGTCGGGGTTAAAAAGCTTACGGACTGGCTCAAGTTCAACCAGCCGATCCCGGTGACGGGGGATCTGCCTTATCAACTTCAGCTCACCCTGGACGGCGCTGACAGTCAGCTGCGGGTCAGCTCCAGCCTCAAGGGCGCGGTGGTTGACCTGCCCGCGCCCTTTGGCCTGGCGGCCAATGAGAGCCGCGCCAGTGTGTTCCGCATGACCCTGCAAGGGGCTGAGCGGCGTTACTGGTTTGACTACGGCGACCTGGCCAACCTGACCTTCGCGGCCCCTGACGGCAAATTCGAAGACGGGCGCGGCGAGCTGTTCCTTGGCGATGGTGACCCCGTACTGCCGGCCAGCAAGGGCTTGCGTATCCGTGGCGTACTCTCGGAGCTGGACGTTGCCCCGTGGCAGGCGCTGGTCGAGCGTTATGCCGGTAATGACCCGGGTGGCAGTGCCAAGCAAATGCTCAACAGTGCCGATTTCAAAGTCGGTAAGTTGATTGCCTTCGGCACCCAGCTGGATCAGGTTCGCTTGATCATGAAGCGCCACGCGGCCGCCTGGGCGCTGCAAATCGACAGCAAGCAGGCTATCGGTGCGGTGACCTTGCCGGATGCCAAAAACGCTCCGATTGTGGTCACGATGCAAAGCATTCGACTGCCCGCGCCCGACCCCAAGGTCGTGGCCGACGAAAATGCGCCGGACCCATTGGCCGCGGTTGATCCGCGTAAAATCCCTGCGCTGGACGTCACCATTCGCCAGCTCTATCAAGGGCCGGACCTGCTCGGCGCCTGGTCACTCAAAGTGCGACCCACCAGCCGGGGCATCACCCTGAGCAGTTTGAATCTGGGGCTCAAGGGCATGCTGCTCGAAGGCTCGGGTGGCTGGGAAGGCGTCGCGGGCAACAGCAAGAGCTGGTATCAGGGCCGCCTGGGTGGCGGTAATCTGGCCGATGTACTGAAGAACTGGGGCTTTGCCCCCAGCGTGACCAGCCAGAACTTCCACGTGGACATTGATGGTAACTGGCCGGGCTCTCCAGCCTGGATCGGCCTCAAGCGATTCTCCGGCACTCTGGACTCCTCGTTCAATAAAGGTCAGTTTGTGGAGGTCGATGGCAGCGCCCAGGTGCTGCGCATTTTTGGCCTGCTGAACTTCAATGCCATTGGCCGGCGTTTGCGCCTGGACTTCTCGGATCTGTTCGGCAAGGGGCTGAGCTATGACCGGGTCAAGGGCGTGCTCAATGCCAGCAGTGGCGTATACAGCACGAGCAAGCCGATCCTGATGACCGGGCCGTCCACCAACCTTGAGCTGAACGGCACGTTGAACATGATTTCGGACCAGGTCAACGCCAAGCTGCTGGTGACCTTGCCGGTGACCAACAACCTGCCCCTTGCCGCGTTGTTGGTGGGTGGGCCGGCGGCAGGCGGGGCGATGTTTTTGCTCAACAAGCTGATCGGTGACCAGGTATCCCGTTTTGCCAGCGTGCAATACAGCATTCAAGGCCCCTGGAACGACCCGAAGATCACCTTCGACAAGCCTTTTGAGAAAAACTAG
- the rng gene encoding ribonuclease G gives MSEEILINITPMESRVAVVENGVLQEVHVERTQRRGIVGNIYKGKIVRVLPGMQAAFVDIGLDRAAFIHASEISLREGQAVESISALVHEGQSLVVQVTKDPIASKGARLTTQLSIPSRYLVYMPRTAHVGISLKIEDEAERERLKKVVSDCVALEGIQEAGGFILRTAAEGAGADEILMDIRYLRRLWDQIGAQIKTVGAPTVIYEDLGLALRTLRDLVSPKIEKIRIDSRETFQRTTQFVAELMPEIADRLEHYPGERPIFDLYGVEDEIQKALDRKVPLKSGGYLVVDPAEAMTTIDVNTGAFVGHRNLEETIFKTNLEAATAIARQLRLRNLGGIIIIDFIDMEDEEHQRQVIRTLEKQLERDHAKTNIIGITELGLVQMTRKRTRESLEQVLCEPCVCCQGRGKLKTPETICYEIFREILREARAYQATGYRVLANQKVVDRLLDEESGNVAELEGFIGRTIRFQVETMYSQEQYDVVLL, from the coding sequence ATGAGTGAAGAGATCCTGATCAACATCACGCCGATGGAATCGCGCGTGGCGGTGGTAGAGAACGGTGTTCTGCAAGAGGTGCATGTCGAACGTACCCAGCGCCGGGGCATTGTGGGCAACATCTACAAAGGCAAAATTGTCAGGGTTTTGCCCGGCATGCAGGCCGCCTTTGTCGATATCGGCCTGGATCGCGCTGCTTTTATTCATGCCTCCGAGATTTCCCTGCGCGAAGGCCAGGCCGTTGAAAGCATCAGTGCGCTGGTGCACGAAGGCCAGAGCCTGGTGGTGCAAGTCACCAAGGACCCGATTGCGTCCAAGGGCGCACGTCTGACGACTCAACTGTCTATTCCTTCGCGCTATCTGGTGTACATGCCGCGCACTGCCCATGTTGGCATTTCGCTGAAGATCGAAGACGAAGCCGAGCGTGAGCGTCTTAAAAAGGTGGTCAGTGATTGTGTGGCCCTGGAAGGCATCCAGGAAGCCGGTGGTTTTATCCTGCGCACGGCGGCCGAAGGTGCCGGCGCGGATGAAATCCTGATGGATATCCGTTACCTGCGTCGTTTGTGGGACCAGATCGGGGCTCAGATCAAAACCGTTGGCGCGCCGACCGTGATCTATGAAGACCTGGGCCTGGCACTGCGCACACTGCGCGATCTGGTCAGCCCCAAGATCGAGAAAATCCGCATTGATTCGCGCGAAACCTTTCAGAGAACCACGCAGTTTGTGGCCGAACTGATGCCAGAAATTGCCGACCGCCTTGAGCATTACCCGGGCGAGCGACCGATTTTTGATTTGTACGGCGTAGAAGACGAGATCCAGAAAGCACTAGACCGAAAAGTGCCACTCAAGTCCGGCGGATACCTGGTGGTGGACCCGGCAGAAGCCATGACCACCATCGACGTCAATACCGGCGCATTTGTGGGCCATCGCAATCTTGAAGAAACCATTTTCAAGACCAACCTCGAAGCGGCCACCGCCATTGCCCGGCAACTGCGCCTGCGCAACTTGGGCGGGATCATCATCATCGACTTCATCGACATGGAAGATGAAGAGCATCAGCGCCAGGTCATTCGCACGCTCGAAAAACAGCTTGAGCGCGATCACGCCAAAACCAACATCATCGGAATCACCGAGTTGGGCCTGGTGCAGATGACCCGCAAACGTACCCGCGAGAGCCTGGAACAGGTGCTGTGCGAGCCGTGCGTGTGCTGCCAGGGGCGGGGCAAGTTGAAAACCCCCGAAACCATCTGCTATGAAATCTTCCGTGAAATCCTGCGCGAGGCCCGGGCTTATCAGGCCACCGGTTATCGGGTACTGGCCAACCAGAAAGTGGTCGATCGCTTGCTGGACGAAGAGTCGGGCAACGTCGCGGAGCTGGAAGGGTTTATCGGGCGCACGATTCGTTTTCAGGTCGAAACCATGTATTCCCAGGAACAATACGACGTGGTGCTGCTCTGA
- a CDS encoding Maf family protein: MTSLYLASGSPRRRELLTQIGVPFQTVSAAIDETPLPNESPVAYVERLAREKALAGRQQLLGALSGSTHCVLGADTAVVLDERILGKPVDEADALAMLMALSGREHEVLTAIALVDAGRCETRVVSSRVRFRNISTQEASLYWASGEPRDKAGGYAIQGLAAVFVAGLNGSYSAVVGLPVCETAELLGHFGIPCWQNLTVR; this comes from the coding sequence ATGACTTCGCTTTATCTGGCCTCTGGCTCACCACGTCGGCGCGAGTTACTGACTCAAATCGGCGTGCCGTTCCAAACGGTCAGTGCCGCCATTGACGAAACTCCCCTCCCGAATGAGTCCCCGGTGGCCTATGTCGAGCGCCTGGCGCGCGAGAAGGCCCTGGCCGGACGTCAACAGTTGCTCGGCGCATTGTCTGGCAGTACCCATTGCGTGCTGGGGGCCGACACGGCCGTTGTGCTCGATGAACGTATTCTAGGCAAACCGGTCGACGAGGCTGACGCCTTGGCTATGCTCATGGCGCTGTCTGGCCGAGAGCACGAGGTGTTGACCGCCATCGCACTTGTTGACGCCGGGCGCTGCGAGACCCGTGTGGTCAGCAGCCGGGTGCGCTTTCGCAACATCAGCACACAAGAAGCCAGCCTGTACTGGGCCAGCGGTGAACCCCGGGACAAAGCCGGTGGCTATGCCATTCAGGGGTTGGCAGCGGTGTTTGTTGCAGGCCTTAATGGTAGTTATTCCGCCGTTGTGGGCTTGCCTGTGTGCGAAACCGCAGAACTGCTGGGGCATTTCGGCATACCCTGTTGGCAAAACCTTACCGTGCGCTGA
- the mreD gene encoding rod shape-determining protein MreD produces the protein MASTRSSNSWLIWLTFAIGMLLSISPMPQFMEILRPLWLALLLAFWALYMPHKVGMVTAFCLGLAEDVLYGTLLGQNALTLTLITFLVLSLQQRLRVFPMWQQCLVLLVIFGLAQLAQLWLSALTGNRQPTLALVLPALVSALLWPWISYGLRGLCRRFKIN, from the coding sequence ATGGCGAGTACGCGTTCGAGTAACAGCTGGCTTATCTGGCTGACGTTTGCCATAGGCATGTTGCTCAGCATCTCACCGATGCCGCAGTTCATGGAAATTCTGCGTCCGCTTTGGCTGGCTCTGTTATTGGCTTTTTGGGCCTTATACATGCCGCACAAAGTGGGTATGGTTACAGCGTTTTGCCTGGGGCTGGCCGAAGACGTGCTGTACGGCACGTTGCTGGGGCAGAACGCCCTGACACTGACCCTTATCACCTTCCTGGTACTGTCGCTTCAGCAGCGTCTGAGGGTGTTCCCGATGTGGCAGCAATGCCTGGTGCTGCTGGTGATTTTCGGTCTGGCTCAGCTTGCCCAGTTGTGGCTCAGTGCCTTGACCGGGAACCGACAGCCGACTCTGGCGCTGGTGCTACCCGCGTTGGTCAGCGCTCTGTTGTGGCCCTGGATCAGCTATGGGCTTCGCGGGTTGTGCAGACGCTTTAAAATCAATTAA
- the mreC gene encoding rod shape-determining protein MreC, translated as MKPLFSKGPSLGVRFLVLVVLSVTLMVVDARFTLLKPVRSQMSLVLMQSYWITDLPQRLWQGVASQFGSRTELVAENEKLKTENLLLQGRMQKLAALTEQNVRLRELLNSSALVNEKVEVAELIGMDPNPFTHRIIINKGERDGVVLGQPVLDARGLMGQVVELMPYTSRVLLLTDTTHSIPVQVNRNGLRAIASGTGNPERLELRHVADTADIKVGDLLVSSGLGQRFPAGYPVATVKEVIHDSGQPFAIVRAVPTAALNRSRYLLLVFSDSRTPEERANDAAKAQEAEQNGEAPPIIPATVPKPVAPAPVVAPVVVPAPAVTDPKAVKKPAPVATPAAARPPAAVPATTRERQ; from the coding sequence ATTAAACCGCTCTTTTCCAAAGGCCCGTCATTGGGCGTGCGCTTTCTGGTGCTGGTCGTGCTATCCGTCACGCTGATGGTAGTGGACGCTCGCTTCACGTTGCTCAAGCCTGTGCGCAGTCAAATGTCGCTGGTGCTGATGCAGTCCTACTGGATCACCGATTTGCCGCAGCGATTGTGGCAGGGCGTGGCCAGTCAGTTCGGCAGCCGTACCGAGCTTGTGGCTGAAAACGAGAAACTCAAAACTGAAAACCTTCTGCTTCAAGGCCGCATGCAAAAGCTGGCCGCCTTGACCGAGCAGAACGTTCGCCTGCGCGAGTTGCTGAACTCTTCTGCGCTGGTCAACGAAAAGGTCGAAGTGGCCGAGCTGATCGGCATGGACCCCAACCCCTTTACCCATCGCATCATCATCAACAAGGGTGAGCGCGACGGTGTGGTGCTGGGTCAGCCAGTGCTCGACGCACGCGGGCTGATGGGGCAGGTGGTTGAGTTGATGCCCTACACCTCCCGTGTACTGTTGCTCACCGATACCACCCACAGCATTCCGGTGCAGGTAAACCGTAACGGCCTGCGTGCGATTGCCAGCGGTACGGGTAACCCCGAGCGTCTGGAACTGCGCCATGTGGCCGACACTGCGGATATCAAAGTGGGTGACTTGCTGGTCAGCTCGGGCCTGGGGCAACGCTTCCCGGCCGGTTATCCGGTGGCGACCGTCAAGGAAGTGATTCACGACTCGGGTCAGCCGTTTGCCATTGTGCGTGCGGTTCCCACGGCGGCATTGAATCGCAGTCGCTACCTGCTGCTGGTGTTCAGCGATAGCAGAACCCCGGAAGAGCGGGCCAACGATGCGGCCAAGGCCCAGGAGGCCGAGCAGAACGGTGAAGCACCGCCGATTATCCCGGCAACTGTGCCCAAACCGGTCGCTCCTGCTCCGGTTGTTGCGCCCGTCGTGGTTCCTGCCCCGGCAGTCACTGATCCCAAGGCTGTGAAAAAACCTGCGCCAGTTGCAACCCCCGCGGCCGCCAGGCCGCCAGCCGCTGTGCCGGCCACTACTCGGGAGAGGCAATAA
- the mreB gene encoding rod shape-determining protein MreB yields MFKKLRGMFSSDLSIDLGTANTLIYVRERGIVLNEPSVVAIRTHGNQKSVVAVGTEAKRMLGRTPGNIAAIRPMKDGVIADFSVCEKMLQYFINKVHENSFLQPSPRVLICVPCKSTQVERRAIRESALGAGAREVFLIEEPMAAAIGAGLPVEEARGSMVVDIGGGTTEIALISLNGVVYAESVRVGGDRFDEAIITYVRRNYGSLIGESTAERIKTEIGTAFPGGEVREVDVRGRNLAEGVPRAFTLNSNEVLEALQESLATIVQAVKSALEQSPPELASDIAERGLVLTGGGALLRDLDKLLAQETGLPVIVAEDPLTCVARGGGRALEMMDKHTMDLLSSE; encoded by the coding sequence ATGTTCAAGAAACTGCGTGGCATGTTTTCCAGCGATCTTTCCATCGACCTGGGCACTGCCAACACCCTTATTTACGTGCGTGAGCGCGGTATCGTCCTGAATGAGCCATCGGTTGTGGCTATTCGGACACACGGTAACCAGAAAAGTGTCGTTGCCGTTGGCACCGAGGCCAAGCGCATGCTTGGCCGTACACCGGGCAACATTGCTGCCATTCGTCCGATGAAAGACGGTGTTATCGCCGATTTCAGCGTTTGCGAAAAAATGCTGCAGTACTTCATCAACAAGGTGCATGAAAACAGCTTCCTGCAACCTAGCCCACGAGTACTGATTTGCGTGCCTTGCAAGTCGACTCAGGTAGAGCGTCGTGCCATTCGTGAATCGGCACTCGGCGCGGGCGCCCGTGAAGTGTTCCTGATCGAAGAACCAATGGCTGCTGCCATCGGTGCCGGCTTGCCGGTTGAAGAAGCTCGCGGCTCGATGGTTGTCGATATTGGTGGTGGTACCACTGAAATCGCGCTGATCTCCCTGAACGGTGTGGTTTATGCCGAATCCGTACGGGTTGGCGGCGACCGCTTCGACGAAGCGATCATCACTTATGTGCGTCGTAACTACGGCAGCCTGATTGGTGAATCGACGGCTGAGCGCATCAAGACCGAAATCGGTACTGCCTTCCCGGGTGGCGAAGTACGTGAAGTCGACGTACGCGGCCGTAACCTGGCAGAAGGTGTCCCACGTGCCTTCACCCTGAACTCCAATGAAGTGCTTGAGGCTCTGCAAGAGTCGCTGGCAACCATCGTTCAGGCTGTGAAAAGCGCGCTGGAGCAGTCTCCGCCAGAGCTGGCTTCGGACATCGCCGAGCGTGGTCTGGTACTGACCGGTGGTGGCGCCTTGCTGCGTGACCTCGACAAGTTGCTGGCTCAGGAAACCGGTCTGCCGGTGATTGTTGCCGAAGACCCGCTGACCTGCGTTGCGCGTGGCGGTGGCCGTGCGCTGGAAATGATGGATAAACACACAATGGACCTGCTCTCCAGCGAATAA
- the gatC gene encoding Asp-tRNA(Asn)/Glu-tRNA(Gln) amidotransferase subunit GatC, producing MALDRSDVEKIAHLARLGLNDADIPRTTEALNSILGLIDQMQAVDTTGIEPMAHPLEASQRLRADVVTESNHREAYQSIAPAVENGLYLVPKVIE from the coding sequence ATGGCGCTAGACCGCTCCGATGTGGAAAAAATCGCTCATTTGGCCCGCCTTGGTCTCAATGATGCCGATATTCCACGCACCACCGAAGCCCTTAACAGCATTTTGGGGCTGATTGATCAGATGCAGGCTGTCGACACCACAGGCATCGAGCCTATGGCCCACCCTCTGGAGGCCAGCCAGCGCTTGCGTGCAGACGTCGTGACTGAAAGCAATCATCGCGAGGCTTATCAGTCCATCGCTCCAGCGGTCGAAAACGGCCTCTATCTGGTTCCGAAAGTCATCGAGTAA
- the gatA gene encoding Asp-tRNA(Asn)/Glu-tRNA(Gln) amidotransferase subunit GatA: MHQLTLAEIARGLADKKFSSEELTKTLLARIAQLDPQLNSFITLTEDLALEQAKAADARRANGETGALLGAPIGHKDLFCTLGVRTSCGSKMLDNFKAPYDATVVAKLAAAGAVTLGKTNMDEFAMGSANESSYYGAVKNPWNLEHVPGGSSGGSAAAVAARLLPAATGTDTGGSIRQPAALTNLTGLKPTYGRVSRWGMIAYASSLDQGGPLARTAEDCAILLQGMAGFDPQDSTSIDEPVPDFSANLNGSLQGLRIGVPKEFFSEGLDARIAELVHNSIKVLEKLGAVIKPISLPNMQHAIPAYYVIAPAEASSNLSRFDGVRFGHRCEDPKDLTDLYKRSRAEGFGPEVQRRILVGAYALSAGYYDAYYLQAQKIRRLIKNDFMTAFNEVDIILGPTTPNPAWKIGAKNSDPVSAYLEDVYTITANLAGLPGLSMPAGFVDGLPVGVQLLAPYFQEGRLLNVAHQYQLNTDWHTRSPAGF; the protein is encoded by the coding sequence ATGCATCAATTGACTCTGGCCGAGATCGCCCGCGGACTCGCCGATAAAAAGTTTTCTTCCGAAGAGCTGACCAAGACCCTGCTGGCGCGTATCGCCCAGCTCGATCCTCAGCTCAACAGCTTCATCACTCTCACCGAAGACCTTGCTCTAGAGCAGGCCAAGGCTGCCGACGCACGTCGCGCCAACGGTGAAACCGGCGCCCTGCTGGGCGCACCGATCGGGCACAAGGACCTGTTCTGCACCCTGGGCGTACGCACCAGCTGCGGCTCCAAAATGCTCGACAACTTCAAGGCGCCATACGACGCCACTGTAGTTGCCAAGCTGGCTGCTGCAGGCGCCGTGACCCTGGGCAAGACCAACATGGACGAGTTCGCCATGGGCTCGGCCAACGAATCGAGCTACTACGGTGCGGTCAAAAACCCGTGGAACCTCGAGCACGTTCCGGGCGGTTCTTCGGGCGGTTCGGCAGCGGCAGTCGCCGCTCGTCTGTTACCTGCGGCGACAGGCACCGACACTGGCGGATCTATCCGACAGCCGGCAGCCCTGACCAACCTCACCGGTCTGAAACCGACATACGGTCGCGTTTCGCGCTGGGGCATGATCGCTTACGCCTCCAGTCTCGATCAGGGCGGCCCATTGGCTCGCACTGCCGAAGACTGCGCCATCCTGCTGCAAGGCATGGCCGGCTTCGACCCGCAAGACTCCACCAGCATCGATGAACCCGTACCTGACTTCAGCGCCAACCTTAATGGTTCGCTGCAAGGCCTGCGGATCGGCGTGCCGAAAGAGTTCTTCAGCGAAGGTCTCGACGCGCGCATTGCAGAGCTGGTTCACAACAGCATCAAGGTGCTTGAAAAGCTCGGCGCCGTGATCAAGCCCATCAGCCTGCCGAACATGCAGCACGCCATTCCGGCGTACTACGTAATCGCCCCGGCTGAAGCTTCGTCCAACCTGTCGCGTTTTGACGGCGTGCGCTTCGGCCATCGCTGCGAAGACCCGAAAGACCTCACCGACCTGTACAAGCGCTCGCGCGCCGAGGGCTTTGGCCCGGAAGTACAGCGCCGCATTCTGGTCGGTGCCTACGCCCTGTCGGCGGGTTACTACGACGCTTACTACCTGCAAGCGCAAAAAATCCGTCGCCTGATCAAAAATGACTTCATGACCGCATTCAATGAAGTCGACATCATCCTCGGCCCAACCACGCCTAACCCGGCCTGGAAAATCGGCGCTAAAAACAGCGACCCGGTTTCAGCCTATCTGGAAGACGTCTACACCATTACCGCCAACCTTGCGGGCCTGCCGGGCCTGTCGATGCCAGCCGGTTTTGTCGATGGCTTGCCAGTAGGCGTGCAGTTGCTTGCGCCTTACTTCCAGGAAGGCCGCCTGCTCAACGTCGCTCACCAGTATCAGCTCAACACTGACTGGCACACGCGCTCACCTGCCGGCTTCTGA